One window of Rasiella rasia genomic DNA carries:
- a CDS encoding SCO family protein: protein MKKKNYSYVGISFVILLFGIIFIPKIINRLNNKEIVDKDRHNLERKALQKKDTLAFIGNKQVPPFSFTNQHGENVSNNTYKDLVYVVEFFFSTCQDICPVMNKNMQKIAEAYPSEDKIGIASFSIDPTYDTPEVLKAYADAYGISHPNWNFLTGDKQEIFKLSNEGFNLYAAEAMDEEDDFQHSGFFALIDKDGNIRSRIDANGNPIIYYDGLSDEGVQMLIEDIEKLL from the coding sequence ATGAAAAAAAAGAACTATTCTTACGTCGGTATCTCATTCGTGATTCTTCTGTTTGGAATCATTTTTATTCCAAAAATCATTAATAGACTGAACAATAAAGAAATTGTAGACAAAGACAGACATAACCTTGAGCGAAAAGCTCTTCAGAAGAAAGATACATTGGCATTTATTGGAAACAAACAAGTTCCTCCATTTAGCTTCACAAACCAACATGGCGAAAATGTTTCAAATAACACATATAAAGATTTAGTATATGTAGTAGAATTTTTCTTTAGTACTTGTCAAGACATTTGTCCAGTTATGAATAAGAACATGCAAAAAATTGCAGAAGCTTATCCTAGCGAAGACAAAATTGGGATAGCATCTTTTAGTATAGACCCAACGTACGATACTCCAGAAGTGTTAAAGGCCTACGCAGATGCTTACGGGATTAGTCACCCAAACTGGAATTTCTTAACAGGAGACAAACAGGAGATTTTTAAACTTTCTAATGAAGGATTTAATCTCTATGCGGCAGAAGCTATGGATGAAGAAGACGATTTTCAGCATTCCGGATTTTTTGCCTTGATAGATAAAGATGGAAATATTAGATCTCGAATAGATGCTAATGGAAATCCTATTATTTACTACGACGGGCTTTCTGATGAGGGTGTACAAATGCTTATTGAAGACATTGAAAAATTACTATAA
- a CDS encoding cytochrome C oxidase subunit IV family protein yields the protein MAHEHKLAIFRGTVKFKNNITKIWGVFVFLSIVTIIEVVLGIIKPEFLTENRFLAMKLLNWVFIILTLVKAYYITWDFMHMRDEKSSLRRAVVWTSVFLICYLILILLIEGDYIYEVYKNNFIKFDF from the coding sequence ATGGCACACGAACATAAATTAGCAATTTTTAGAGGAACTGTTAAGTTCAAAAACAACATCACCAAAATCTGGGGTGTATTTGTTTTCCTTTCTATTGTAACAATCATTGAAGTAGTTTTGGGTATTATAAAGCCTGAGTTTTTAACCGAGAACCGATTCTTGGCGATGAAGCTGCTTAATTGGGTATTCATCATTTTAACATTAGTAAAAGCATACTATATTACTTGGGACTTCATGCACATGCGCGATGAGAAAAGTTCGTTGAGACGTGCTGTTGTGTGGACAAGTGTGTTCTTAATTTGTTACTTAATCTTAATTTTGTTAATTGAAGGAGACTATATTTATGAAGTTTATAAAAATAATTTCATAAAATTTGATTTCTAG
- a CDS encoding energy transducer TonB, which produces MELKKNPKADMKQWSSIFLLFGLAFMLFVAWQAIEWKTYDNDNLAADQLNVGDDLDEDIPITQQLTPPPPPPPPPPAPEVIEVVEDEEDVEEQIIESTETNQEEEIAEIEEIEEVIEEVIEDVPFAVIENVPVYPGCESAGNNEAKKKCMSEKIQKFVQKKFNTDLANDLGLDGRQRISVQFKIDRSGNVVNVRARAPHPKLEAEAVNVVKSLPKMTPGKQRGKAVGVIYALPILFQVEN; this is translated from the coding sequence ATGGAACTGAAAAAAAATCCGAAAGCAGATATGAAACAGTGGAGTTCAATCTTCTTACTGTTTGGTCTGGCTTTTATGTTATTTGTAGCATGGCAAGCGATTGAGTGGAAAACATACGACAACGATAATTTGGCAGCAGACCAATTAAATGTTGGTGATGATTTGGATGAGGATATCCCTATCACGCAGCAGTTAACACCGCCACCACCGCCACCGCCACCGCCACCAGCTCCAGAAGTTATTGAGGTAGTAGAAGATGAAGAAGATGTTGAAGAACAAATTATCGAGTCTACTGAAACGAATCAAGAAGAGGAGATTGCCGAAATTGAAGAAATTGAAGAAGTAATTGAAGAAGTAATTGAAGATGTACCTTTTGCGGTAATTGAAAATGTACCGGTGTATCCAGGATGCGAAAGCGCTGGGAACAATGAAGCTAAGAAAAAATGTATGTCTGAGAAAATTCAAAAATTTGTTCAGAAAAAATTTAATACAGATTTAGCTAATGATTTAGGGTTAGATGGAAGACAGCGTATTTCGGTTCAGTTTAAAATAGATAGATCTGGAAATGTTGTGAATGTACGTGCACGAGCGCCACACCCAAAATTAGAAGCTGAAGCAGTAAATGTTGTTAAGTCATTACCTAAAATGACCCCTGGTAAACAACGTGGAAAAGCCGTAGGTGTAATTTATGCACTACCAATCTTGTTCCAAGTAGAGAATTAG
- a CDS encoding MBL fold metallo-hydrolase, translating into MKSNILLFFALFTAIIATGQTDQEIGNDPSLAKKAEEKAKNRPKTIDVTDNIFMLKGMGGNIAVHYGIDGIFMIDTQFENISESILEEIARKTDRPLQFVLNTHAHGDHTGGNKNFKRKGATVIAHKNARNTMLSKLTEAFAKQIGKDLEKQISEAKSNPASAEKGKALEQDKERLKEQLTEQLDIDYEQLPAISFLDNMLFHYNDEDIQLIHLPSAHTNGDILAYFPKSDVIHTGDAFVNGLYPYIDTKNGGSYVGYQDGLTKIASMISNSTKVIPGHGNLAKKVDVEETRTMMKLYFTKVLFHYMKNKTEDEVAQMRDFTKHYDDKGYGDGFITTEAFLRSVYKAVDETNRIKRAKNEGRAAKLEEAKKRAEKMDKGNRD; encoded by the coding sequence ATGAAATCAAATATCCTTCTATTTTTCGCACTTTTTACAGCAATCATTGCTACAGGACAAACCGACCAGGAAATAGGAAACGATCCTTCTTTGGCTAAGAAGGCAGAAGAGAAAGCCAAAAACAGACCTAAAACTATAGATGTTACCGATAATATTTTTATGCTAAAAGGCATGGGAGGTAATATTGCCGTTCATTATGGAATTGACGGTATTTTTATGATAGACACACAATTTGAGAATATTTCAGAATCAATTCTCGAAGAAATTGCACGTAAAACCGATCGTCCATTACAATTTGTATTAAACACACATGCACATGGCGACCACACCGGAGGTAACAAAAATTTCAAAAGAAAAGGCGCTACAGTTATCGCACACAAGAATGCCAGAAATACTATGCTCTCAAAACTTACCGAAGCCTTTGCAAAACAAATAGGCAAAGATTTGGAAAAGCAAATTAGTGAAGCCAAAAGCAACCCTGCTTCAGCTGAAAAAGGTAAAGCTTTAGAGCAAGATAAGGAACGATTAAAGGAACAACTTACAGAACAATTAGACATAGACTATGAACAACTACCCGCTATTTCATTTTTAGACAACATGCTCTTTCATTATAACGATGAAGACATTCAATTAATTCATCTTCCATCGGCACATACAAATGGGGATATTTTAGCCTATTTTCCGAAGAGCGATGTAATACACACGGGCGATGCTTTTGTTAACGGATTGTACCCATATATCGACACAAAGAATGGAGGTTCTTATGTTGGATATCAGGATGGACTTACAAAAATAGCTTCTATGATATCTAATAGTACGAAAGTAATCCCTGGGCACGGTAATCTAGCAAAAAAAGTTGATGTTGAAGAAACACGCACCATGATGAAACTTTATTTCACGAAGGTTTTATTTCATTATATGAAAAATAAAACAGAAGATGAGGTTGCTCAAATGAGAGACTTTACAAAGCACTATGACGACAAAGGATATGGAGATGGCTTTATTACTACTGAAGCGTTCTTGCGCAGCGTCTATAAAGCTGTAGACGAAACTAACAGAATTAAAAGAGCAAAAAATGAGGGTCGAGCTGCAAAATTAGAAGAAGCTAAGAAAAGAGCAGAAAAAATGGATAAAGGAAATCGTGACTAA
- the gcvH gene encoding glycine cleavage system protein GcvH, which produces MSVPSNLKYTKDHEWVSIDGDIATVGITDFAQGELGDIVYVEVETLDETLDREEVFGTVEAVKTVSDLFLPLSGEIIAFNDSLESEPEKVNSDPYGDGWMVKIKMSDLSEIDDLLDDAAYKEIIGA; this is translated from the coding sequence ATGAGTGTACCTTCCAACCTAAAATATACAAAAGACCATGAGTGGGTAAGTATAGATGGAGATATTGCTACTGTAGGGATTACAGATTTTGCACAAGGCGAATTAGGCGACATTGTCTATGTAGAAGTTGAAACTTTAGACGAAACTCTAGACCGAGAAGAAGTTTTTGGTACGGTAGAAGCCGTAAAAACAGTTTCTGATCTATTTTTACCTCTTTCGGGAGAGATAATAGCGTTCAATGACTCGTTAGAAAGTGAGCCAGAAAAGGTTAATTCAGACCCTTATGGTGATGGCTGGATGGTTAAAATTAAAATGTCTGATCTTTCCGAAATTGATGACCTTTTAGATGATGCAGCCTATAAAGAAATTATTGGGGCCTAA
- the cyoE gene encoding heme o synthase, with protein MAGTQTSFSPVSIFRNFTEITKMRLSVSVVFSSVAGYLLGVETIDFFQLLLLCIGGYCMVGASNVFNQIIERDLDALMNRTKDRPIPSGRLGVTPAFILASVLTLLGILVLYNINPQTAMFGAISIFMYVSLYTPLKTKTPLSVFVGAFPGAIPFMLGWVAATNDFGIEPGTLFMIQFFWQFPHFWAIGWFLYDDYERGGFFMLPNGRRDKGTAIQVILYSVWTVLASLIPAVGVTGRLYLTPISAVLVGGIGVWLIYYAVRLYKKKTDVAARQLMLVSVSYITLLQIIYVADKFIR; from the coding sequence TTGGCAGGTACTCAGACTTCTTTTTCACCCGTTTCTATTTTCAGGAATTTTACTGAAATTACCAAAATGCGACTTTCAGTGAGTGTCGTGTTTTCTTCGGTTGCTGGTTATTTGTTGGGTGTAGAAACTATCGATTTTTTTCAATTGCTCTTGCTTTGTATAGGTGGGTATTGTATGGTGGGAGCGAGTAACGTTTTCAATCAAATAATTGAAAGAGACCTCGATGCATTAATGAACAGGACTAAAGATCGTCCTATTCCGTCGGGGCGTCTTGGTGTTACGCCGGCTTTTATTTTGGCAAGTGTACTTACCTTGCTAGGTATTTTGGTGTTGTACAATATTAATCCGCAAACAGCAATGTTTGGTGCCATCTCTATCTTTATGTATGTGAGTTTGTACACGCCGTTAAAAACTAAAACGCCGCTTTCTGTATTTGTTGGTGCTTTTCCTGGGGCCATACCATTTATGTTAGGATGGGTGGCAGCTACAAACGATTTTGGTATCGAGCCTGGAACGCTGTTTATGATTCAATTTTTCTGGCAGTTTCCACATTTTTGGGCAATTGGGTGGTTTTTGTACGACGACTATGAGCGCGGTGGATTTTTTATGCTACCCAATGGGAGACGAGACAAAGGAACGGCAATTCAAGTAATACTCTACAGTGTCTGGACAGTATTGGCTTCACTTATCCCTGCGGTTGGTGTTACCGGCAGGTTGTACTTAACACCAATTTCGGCTGTTTTAGTAGGGGGTATAGGTGTTTGGCTAATTTATTACGCGGTACGATTATACAAAAAGAAAACAGATGTGGCAGCGCGTCAATTAATGCTTGTAAGTGTTAGCTACATTACCTTGTTGCAAATTATATATGTTGCAGATAAATTTATTAGATAG
- a CDS encoding VanZ family protein: protein MMQPIKKLLGPKTLFSITAVYAVLITIAFLFPGKDIPSTGLPLDKLVHIATHAGLVFLVILSVFRKQGDIIKMKQLYWVLIGCFIYGIVIEVVQERLVVLRHADVWDLVANSIGILLGVVLFYKSKSYLKNQI, encoded by the coding sequence ATGATGCAGCCTATAAAGAAATTATTGGGGCCTAAAACCCTATTTTCTATTACCGCGGTCTACGCGGTTCTTATTACAATTGCCTTTTTATTTCCTGGAAAGGATATTCCTTCTACCGGACTTCCATTAGATAAATTAGTGCACATAGCAACACATGCTGGTTTGGTTTTCTTGGTCATTTTATCTGTATTTCGAAAACAGGGTGATATAATTAAGATGAAGCAGTTGTATTGGGTGTTGATAGGATGTTTTATCTATGGCATAGTAATTGAAGTAGTACAAGAGCGTTTGGTTGTTTTAAGACATGCAGATGTATGGGATTTAGTAGCCAACAGCATCGGTATTTTGCTAGGTGTTGTTTTGTTTTATAAGTCTAAGTCCTATTTAAAAAATCAAATTTGA
- a CDS encoding ABC transporter ATP-binding protein, giving the protein MITIKDLHKSYKMGSNSLHVLKGINFDVAQGEMVSIMGSSGSGKSTLLNILGMLDEADEGSYHLDGKPIKKLNEKIAARYRNEFLGFIFQSFNLINYKTALDNVSMPLYYQGMKRKERTERAHHYLEKVGLADWAGHLPNEMSGGQKQRVAIARALASDPKVLLADEPTGALDTKTSYEVMELIQQINDEGKTILVVTHEDDIAHMTKRIVNLKDGIIIDDSVVTQIRATEARQRAYENV; this is encoded by the coding sequence ATGATAACAATTAAAGATTTACATAAATCTTATAAAATGGGGAGTAATTCACTGCACGTTTTAAAAGGAATTAATTTTGACGTTGCCCAAGGTGAAATGGTTTCTATTATGGGCTCCTCAGGCTCAGGTAAGTCAACACTTCTAAATATTTTAGGAATGTTAGATGAAGCAGATGAAGGCAGCTATCATCTAGACGGGAAGCCTATCAAGAAATTAAATGAAAAGATTGCAGCAAGGTATAGAAACGAATTTCTAGGATTTATATTTCAATCTTTTAACTTAATAAACTACAAGACTGCTTTAGACAATGTTAGTATGCCTCTGTATTATCAAGGCATGAAACGTAAAGAACGTACAGAAAGGGCACACCATTATCTTGAAAAAGTTGGGCTGGCAGATTGGGCTGGGCATCTTCCAAATGAAATGTCTGGTGGACAAAAACAGCGTGTGGCTATCGCAAGGGCTTTAGCTAGTGATCCGAAAGTTTTATTAGCAGATGAACCTACTGGAGCGCTAGATACAAAAACTTCGTACGAAGTAATGGAGCTTATTCAGCAAATTAATGACGAAGGAAAAACCATTTTGGTGGTAACACATGAAGATGATATTGCCCACATGACCAAGCGCATTGTAAATCTTAAAGACGGTATTATAATTGATGATAGTGTTGTAACCCAAATACGTGCAACCGAAGCACGACAAAGAGCCTACGAGAATGTTTGA
- a CDS encoding energy transducer TonB produces MKPSSNVCGTTTKVPSKREAKKQINIRWNSKIFFQIGLIVSLLAMFFVMELEIGLKQQVAVAKDNAIWETPPTITYVVKKEEAVKPEEKPKKVVKREPIKVTTAVSHTFTKVDDSAPVLEGKTIAEGDTAIKVPVQSGDENGTNKVATKNILGVEFVPVFPGCERADGNDAKISCMSSKIRAFISRKFDSGKFDYFEPGSIQSIYTVFTIDAQGAIVDIKARAADKKLEDEARRVISGLPIMKPGKQGATAVNVTYAVPISFQVNN; encoded by the coding sequence ATGAAACCATCAAGTAATGTGTGTGGTACCACTACAAAAGTACCAAGTAAGAGAGAAGCAAAAAAGCAAATTAACATTCGTTGGAATTCGAAAATCTTTTTCCAAATCGGACTAATTGTTAGTCTATTGGCAATGTTTTTTGTTATGGAACTAGAAATAGGTTTGAAACAGCAAGTTGCGGTCGCTAAAGATAACGCCATTTGGGAAACCCCGCCTACAATTACCTACGTTGTTAAAAAGGAAGAAGCCGTAAAACCAGAAGAGAAACCAAAAAAGGTGGTTAAGCGAGAACCGATTAAGGTAACTACAGCTGTATCTCACACTTTTACAAAAGTGGACGATTCTGCACCAGTGTTAGAAGGAAAAACAATTGCTGAAGGAGATACTGCTATAAAAGTGCCAGTACAATCTGGAGATGAGAATGGCACAAACAAGGTAGCTACAAAAAATATTTTAGGGGTAGAATTTGTTCCTGTTTTTCCGGGGTGCGAACGTGCTGACGGGAACGATGCGAAAATAAGCTGTATGTCTTCTAAGATTCGAGCGTTTATTAGTAGAAAGTTCGATTCAGGTAAATTTGATTATTTTGAGCCTGGGAGTATTCAGAGTATTTATACCGTATTTACAATAGACGCGCAAGGAGCTATAGTTGATATTAAAGCGAGAGCTGCAGACAAAAAACTAGAAGACGAAGCACGTCGTGTAATTTCAGGTTTGCCTATAATGAAACCAGGAAAACAAGGAGCCACCGCCGTAAATGTTACCTATGCTGTACCTATTAGTTTTCAGGTGAACAATTAA
- a CDS encoding cytochrome c oxidase subunit 3, whose translation MADITEITEQEKVKRAKKMMLWFGIISLSMSFAGLTSAYVVSKERPDWLTDFEIPSAFYVSLALILISSLTVHLAKINIQKKNHSLGMGLLIATFLLGLGFIFCQFIGFNQIVEAGFYFTGSESTITTSFLYLVVLLHLAHIVAGLISLLVVIVQHARKKYSHGNTLGVELAATFWHFVDILWIYLLLFIYLV comes from the coding sequence ATGGCAGATATTACTGAAATTACAGAACAAGAAAAGGTAAAAAGAGCAAAAAAGATGATGCTATGGTTTGGTATTATCAGTCTTTCTATGAGTTTTGCTGGACTTACAAGTGCTTATGTGGTGAGTAAGGAACGACCAGATTGGCTTACAGATTTTGAGATTCCGAGTGCCTTTTACGTGAGCTTAGCTTTAATTTTGATAAGCAGTCTTACTGTGCATTTAGCAAAAATAAATATTCAAAAGAAAAACCATAGTCTAGGAATGGGGCTTCTAATTGCTACCTTCCTGTTAGGGTTGGGGTTTATTTTTTGTCAATTTATTGGTTTTAATCAGATTGTAGAGGCTGGGTTTTACTTCACTGGTAGTGAGAGCACTATAACCACTTCATTTCTATATTTAGTGGTATTGCTACATTTGGCACATATTGTTGCAGGTCTCATTTCTTTACTGGTTGTTATCGTTCAGCATGCGAGAAAAAAATATAGTCACGGAAATACCTTAGGGGTCGAATTGGCGGCAACGTTTTGGCATTTTGTAGACATTCTTTGGATCTATTTGCTGCTTTTCATTTATTTAGTCTAG
- a CDS encoding DUF420 domain-containing protein: protein MTEKSTKKYNVWIWILSIAIPVAVAVLFKVRIPGVERLGFLPPIYASINGLTAFLLIVAVIMVRNGNRSIHELLMKTCIVLSVLFLIMYVAYHMTSDATPYGGEGAIRYVYYFILITHIVLSVTIIPFVLVTYVRAITGNFQKHKKIARITFPLWLYVAITGVIVYVMIAPYY from the coding sequence ATGACAGAAAAGAGTACAAAAAAATATAATGTCTGGATTTGGATTTTATCAATAGCAATTCCTGTTGCTGTTGCTGTTTTGTTCAAGGTGCGTATTCCTGGAGTAGAACGATTAGGCTTCTTGCCTCCTATTTATGCCTCAATTAATGGACTTACCGCGTTTCTGTTAATTGTTGCTGTAATTATGGTTAGAAATGGTAATCGGTCAATTCATGAGCTATTGATGAAAACCTGTATCGTATTGTCTGTACTGTTTTTAATTATGTATGTGGCCTACCATATGACGTCAGATGCAACGCCTTATGGTGGTGAAGGCGCAATTCGATATGTTTACTATTTCATCTTGATAACTCATATTGTCTTATCTGTAACAATCATCCCATTTGTTTTAGTTACTTACGTTCGTGCCATAACAGGAAACTTTCAGAAGCATAAAAAAATAGCGCGTATTACGTTCCCTTTGTGGTTATATGTTGCAATTACAGGGGTAATTGTGTATGTAATGATAGCCCCATATTATTAA
- a CDS encoding gliding motility protein RemB: MKTLPFFLVLFAFFNLHAQNTANSFEKYPVFSECEDVAIDDLEGCFTSTFQNFVFNNFKVPQVVSDEDYKGSMTVFFEVDKTGAFKLLYADAIYQELKDEAKKVFDSLPKIKPATYNGEPAYVQFTMPITIPLRAPGLPATETKQTQENTADDSTITTLKNEYDAIEKMPYENEEYTSGINIPLSHRTYSMFDAALNRVGQNNHTAQKPFLYSEVNKYHNFETENQKLLKNKTSWFGRKLFNEHMVQLKTKDFWFTLDPGVDLQVGRDTDAEINTYNNTRLVYAQGGIGKQLNFFAVVYESQGRFAGYFNRYAESIKADGGNPAIIPGRGIAKGFNEDAYDYPVATGHVSYTPSKWFNVQLGHGKQFLGDGYRSLLLSDNASPYPFFKLNTTVWKLKYTNTWMSLRDVRPEATEERTFRTKFIANHYLSYNITKRLNIGLFETVIWDNRNDRGFDFNYINPVIFYRAIEFSTGSRTGNALIGLTGKYKFTDRVNTYSQLIIDEFSSGDIFGGEKSWKNKLGYQVGAKYYDAFGVKGLYLQGEYNSIRPYTYSHNTIVLNYGHNNQSLAHTLGANLSEFIAIARYQKGRWYGDVKVIIAKRGLEFETPGAETAYYGGDIYGDEDLRPLDTGVEIGQGNTTDFFHTELQAGYLINPATNLKIYGSVIYRDFKPLENTDISFENQTTWINFGIRTDLFNWYYDF; this comes from the coding sequence ATGAAGACCCTTCCTTTCTTTTTGGTTTTGTTTGCTTTCTTTAACCTACATGCACAAAATACTGCCAATAGTTTCGAAAAATATCCTGTGTTTTCTGAATGTGAAGATGTTGCCATCGACGATTTAGAAGGATGTTTTACAAGCACATTTCAAAATTTTGTATTCAATAATTTTAAAGTGCCTCAGGTTGTATCAGACGAAGATTACAAGGGGTCTATGACCGTTTTTTTTGAAGTTGATAAAACAGGTGCTTTCAAATTGTTGTATGCAGATGCTATTTATCAAGAATTGAAGGATGAAGCAAAAAAAGTTTTCGATTCACTTCCGAAAATAAAACCTGCAACGTATAATGGTGAGCCGGCTTATGTTCAATTTACCATGCCTATTACTATTCCTTTAAGAGCGCCAGGATTGCCTGCTACGGAAACAAAACAAACACAAGAAAATACGGCAGATGATTCTACCATTACGACCCTAAAAAACGAATATGATGCGATAGAAAAAATGCCGTATGAAAACGAAGAATATACAAGCGGGATTAACATTCCACTTTCGCACCGTACGTATAGTATGTTTGATGCTGCCTTAAATAGAGTTGGACAAAATAACCATACCGCTCAAAAACCATTTCTATATTCTGAAGTGAATAAATACCACAATTTTGAAACCGAAAATCAAAAATTACTAAAAAATAAGACCTCTTGGTTTGGTAGAAAGTTGTTTAATGAGCATATGGTACAACTTAAAACCAAAGATTTCTGGTTTACGTTAGATCCTGGTGTAGACCTTCAGGTTGGAAGAGATACAGACGCAGAAATAAATACCTATAACAATACAAGACTCGTATACGCACAAGGAGGTATTGGTAAACAGCTCAATTTTTTTGCCGTGGTTTATGAGAGCCAAGGACGTTTTGCTGGCTATTTCAATAGATATGCAGAATCTATAAAGGCAGATGGCGGCAATCCAGCTATTATTCCAGGACGAGGTATCGCCAAAGGCTTTAATGAAGATGCGTACGATTATCCAGTAGCTACCGGACATGTGTCTTATACTCCCAGCAAATGGTTTAATGTGCAGTTAGGTCACGGGAAGCAATTTTTAGGTGATGGCTATCGGTCTCTACTTTTAAGCGATAATGCCAGTCCGTATCCCTTTTTTAAGCTGAATACCACCGTGTGGAAGTTGAAATATACCAATACTTGGATGAGTTTACGAGATGTTCGACCAGAGGCTACAGAAGAACGAACCTTTAGAACCAAATTTATTGCCAATCATTATTTAAGTTACAATATTACCAAGCGTCTAAATATTGGATTGTTTGAAACTGTAATTTGGGATAATAGAAACGATCGAGGATTTGACTTTAACTACATTAATCCAGTTATTTTCTATCGAGCAATAGAATTTTCTACGGGGTCTAGAACGGGGAACGCACTTATTGGTCTCACAGGTAAGTACAAGTTTACAGATAGAGTAAATACCTATAGCCAACTTATTATTGACGAATTTTCTTCTGGAGATATTTTTGGGGGAGAGAAGAGTTGGAAAAATAAACTAGGCTATCAAGTTGGGGCCAAGTATTATGATGCTTTTGGAGTAAAAGGGCTTTATTTACAAGGAGAGTATAACAGCATTAGACCGTACACGTACTCACACAATACAATTGTATTAAATTATGGACATAATAACCAATCACTCGCACATACCCTCGGAGCTAATCTTTCAGAATTTATAGCCATTGCCCGGTACCAGAAAGGGCGCTGGTATGGTGATGTTAAAGTAATTATAGCAAAGAGAGGATTGGAATTTGAAACGCCAGGTGCAGAAACAGCTTATTACGGGGGTGACATTTATGGAGATGAAGATTTGCGACCTCTAGATACAGGTGTTGAAATAGGGCAAGGAAATACCACAGATTTTTTTCATACAGAATTGCAAGCAGGATATTTAATAAATCCCGCAACGAATCTTAAAATCTATGGAAGCGTAATTTATAGAGATTTTAAGCCGCTAGAGAATACAGATATCTCTTTTGAAAATCAGACCACGTGGATTAATTTTGGTATTCGCACCGATTTATTTAATTGGTATTATGATTTTTAA
- a CDS encoding cytochrome c oxidase subunit 3, whose protein sequence is MDTTVAKTGTEGKTWGGDNKPLNASYGKMMMWFFIVSDALTFSGFIAAYGFSRFKFIDAWPIADEVFTHVPFLHGVPAPMYYVAFMTFILIFSSVTMVLAVDAGHKMQQKKVIWYMFFTIIGGAIFVGSQAWEWATFIKGDYGAVETKGGKIIQFLDTDGKRVAIADFAQHIPGAREIHERKNGVWYQAEETQTTFSFEEVKAGFLANDNLLVRTQYYDENGEPTVLSREASINKIVNDGKLVVEGANLKHNEYGHPLFADFFFFITGFHGFHVFTGVLINIIVFFNVIIGTYERRGSYEMVEKVGLYWHFVDLVWVFVFTFFYLV, encoded by the coding sequence ATGGACACTACTGTTGCAAAAACAGGAACCGAAGGAAAAACCTGGGGCGGAGATAACAAACCGCTAAACGCCAGTTATGGCAAGATGATGATGTGGTTTTTCATTGTTTCAGATGCCCTTACCTTCTCGGGCTTTATTGCCGCCTACGGTTTTTCAAGATTTAAATTTATTGATGCTTGGCCTATAGCCGACGAAGTGTTTACGCACGTTCCGTTTTTACACGGGGTGCCTGCGCCAATGTACTACGTTGCATTTATGACCTTTATCCTTATTTTCTCTTCTGTAACCATGGTACTTGCCGTAGATGCAGGACATAAAATGCAGCAGAAGAAAGTGATTTGGTATATGTTCTTTACCATTATTGGTGGAGCCATTTTTGTGGGGTCTCAAGCATGGGAATGGGCAACATTTATTAAAGGTGATTATGGTGCTGTAGAAACTAAAGGAGGTAAAATTATTCAGTTCTTAGATACAGATGGTAAACGTGTAGCTATTGCAGATTTTGCACAACACATACCTGGCGCTCGTGAAATTCACGAACGTAAGAATGGTGTTTGGTATCAAGCAGAAGAAACACAAACTACCTTCTCTTTTGAAGAGGTTAAAGCTGGGTTCTTAGCCAATGATAACCTTTTGGTGCGCACACAGTATTACGATGAAAACGGAGAGCCAACAGTGCTAAGTCGTGAGGCGTCAATTAACAAGATTGTCAATGATGGAAAGCTGGTTGTAGAAGGTGCAAACCTGAAGCATAATGAATACGGTCACCCGCTTTTTGCAGATTTCTTTTTCTTTATAACAGGATTTCACGGATTTCACGTATTTACAGGTGTCCTTATTAATATCATAGTGTTTTTCAACGTGATTATTGGAACGTATGAGCGTAGAGGAAGTTATGAAATGGTTGAAAAAGTAGGTCTGTATTGGCACTTCGTAGATTTAGTTTGGGTATTCGTATTTACCTTTTTCTATCTGGTTTAA